A window of Limosilactobacillus sp. WILCCON 0051 genomic DNA:
TTTTTCAAGGTCGCCTGCCTTCATAGCTTCAATCGCCCGCAGCGTCCGTTGATTTTCGGCAACCGCATGACGAGCACGGCGAATCAAAACATCGTCATTGATCAAATAGGAGTATTCGTCAAACGTGTTTTCGTCCAGTTCGCCCAGCTTCTGGATATTCAGCTTTTGGTTCAGACGCTTAACGGCTTCTTCACATTGTTCAACGCGTTCGTTATACTTGGAGCCAGCCAGCGAGTGCTTCTTGTTGGTACTCATGATCACGATTTCGTAGTCGCCCAGCTTCAATGGCAGGTATTGATATTCCAAAGTACTGCAGTCCAAGAAGATGGCGTTGTCTTTTTTACCCATCCCAACGGCAAATTGGTCCATAATTCCGGAGTTCAGGCCGACAAAATCATTTTCCGTCTTTTGACCAAGCTTAACCAGCGAGATTTCGTCAATGTCCAGATTGAATTCATCCTTCAGCAGATTACCCATCAAAAGTTCAATGGAAGCTGATGAAGAAAGGCCCGCGCCATATGGCAGATTGCCGTGTACCAGCAGATTGAAGCCATGGTCGATCTGGTAGCCAGCCTGCTTTAAGTAGACCAGCATCCCCTTGAAGTAGTTGGTCCAGGTCTTGTCAGCATCCGTTTCTGGCTTTTCGTCATTGATGCTGAATTCAACGACCGTACTGCCTTCCATGTTGGCTGAGTAGAGCTGAACCTTGTCATCATCACGCGGACCATAGACGCCAAACGTGCCCAGACTGATGGCACATGGGAAAACATGACCGCCATTGTAATCAGTGTGTTCGCCAATTACATTGATTCGACCAGGTGAGAAGAAGACATCCTTAGCTTCACCCTTAAAAACATCTTGATATTCTTTCAGTAATTCTTGCTTATCCATCTCTAGCTACCTCCATAAACGGTTAGTAAACTTTTACTAAATATTAGCTTACGCCCACCTTGCCAATTTGTCAATAAGCGCTTTCATTATTATTTTTAAGGGATTTGTAGGTTTTTTAACAATCCTTATTTAGCAACTGTTTGCGCCATTTTTTATGCTAAAATAAATTTTACTTAACAAAAGAATCTGAGAAAGGATGGCCGTTCATGAAAAAAATTCTCCCCGATCAGTTAAAAACAAAAACTCTGCTGCTCGGTCGCTGGACCATTAAACAGCTGCATGGAAAAAACGTCTTATACACGACCAATCTTGGCAGTCTGATCAAATTTCATCTGCAAGCCAGTCCAGTTCTGAGAATCGAGACTTTAGATAACGGCAATCCGCAAATGCCGCCACAATACTGGGCTGTGCGAGTCAATCATGGAAATTGGCAGCGCTGGTCAACCCGCAATGCTTCTTTTGAGCTGCCGCTGCCTGATGATGCTGAAGTTGAGATCATCACGGCTGGCAATAACGACCTTGATGATGTCTGGCTTGGCAACCAGGGTCTGGCTGTGGCCGCGATTTCGATTGCTGATCAAGCCGTCATGACCCCGCCTAAGCCACAAAAACGCGTAACCGTCATTGGCGATTCAATTACAGCTGGCTGTTGGGTAAATGGC
This region includes:
- a CDS encoding galactokinase, whose translation is MDKQELLKEYQDVFKGEAKDVFFSPGRINVIGEHTDYNGGHVFPCAISLGTFGVYGPRDDDKVQLYSANMEGSTVVEFSINDEKPETDADKTWTNYFKGMLVYLKQAGYQIDHGFNLLVHGNLPYGAGLSSSASIELLMGNLLKDEFNLDIDEISLVKLGQKTENDFVGLNSGIMDQFAVGMGKKDNAIFLDCSTLEYQYLPLKLGDYEIVIMSTNKKHSLAGSKYNERVEQCEEAVKRLNQKLNIQKLGELDENTFDEYSYLINDDVLIRRARHAVAENQRTLRAIEAMKAGDLEKLGRLINASHVSLHFDYEVTGKELDTLAETAWEQPGCLGARMVGGGFAGSAIAIVKKDQADAFKENVGKVYRETIGYDASFYDAEIVDGPHKI